The following are encoded in a window of Citrobacter freundii genomic DNA:
- a CDS encoding FliC/FljB family flagellin codes for MAQVINTNSLSLLTQNNLNKSQSSLSSAIERLSSGLRINSAKDDAAGQAIANRFTANVKGLTQASRNANDGISIAQTTEGALSEINNNLQRVRELSVQATNGTNSQSDLDSIQNEITQRLSEIDRVSGQTQFNGVKVLASDSSMKIQVGANDGETITIDLKEITSSTLGLDGFNVNGKGGVANTLAKVNDLTSAGFKTTDGGKTYKGDAGYAEASATDVLSGVTAGKKVTATIDNGLGTAANTDYTYNGTSKSYEFDATGVDAADVLGHLNPKTGDVTKATVTIGTTSQDVLIAKDGTITAADDNATLFLDSTGNLTKNNLGTPAPSAATLASLQTNGAGAAKASSIKIDGTNTVLKLAGGTAGKIDVDKAQLSTDSMASALQGKEFTTDAGAGYNVSATGVVKAGQIAATGNDIFKNDKGALVDSNEATYFVQADGAITNGSGKAAYKDANGKITAEAQTATDKTKDPLKALDKALAQVDALRSDLGAVQNRFDSTITNLGNTVNNLSSARSRIEDADYATEVSNMSRAQILQQAGTSVLAQANQTTQNVLSLLR; via the coding sequence ATGGCACAAGTCATCAATACAAACAGCCTGTCGCTGTTGACCCAGAACAACCTGAACAAATCTCAGTCTTCCCTGAGCTCCGCTATCGAGCGTCTGTCTTCCGGTCTGCGTATCAACAGCGCGAAAGACGATGCTGCTGGTCAGGCGATCGCTAACCGTTTTACTGCTAACGTAAAAGGCCTGACTCAGGCATCTCGTAACGCCAACGACGGTATCTCCATCGCGCAGACCACTGAAGGTGCACTGTCCGAAATCAACAACAACCTGCAGCGTGTGCGTGAACTGTCTGTTCAGGCAACCAACGGTACCAACTCCCAGTCTGACCTGGATTCAATCCAGAACGAAATCACCCAGCGTCTGAGCGAAATTGACCGTGTTTCCGGTCAGACTCAGTTTAACGGCGTGAAAGTACTGGCGTCCGACAGCTCCATGAAAATTCAAGTTGGCGCGAACGACGGCGAAACCATCACCATCGACCTGAAAGAAATTACTTCTTCTACTCTGGGTCTGGACGGTTTTAACGTCAATGGTAAGGGTGGCGTTGCTAATACACTGGCTAAAGTTAACGATTTGACATCTGCTGGGTTTAAGACAACAGATGGTGGTAAAACTTATAAAGGTGATGCTGGCTATGCCGAGGCATCTGCGACAGATGTTCTTTCTGGCGTGACAGCAGGTAAAAAAGTAACTGCGACCATTGATAATGGACTGGGTACAGCTGCAAACACCGACTACACCTACAATGGAACCAGTAAATCTTATGAGTTCGATGCGACTGGCGTAGATGCTGCCGACGTATTGGGTCACTTGAATCCTAAAACTGGTGATGTTACAAAAGCAACTGTAACTATTGGCACAACTTCACAAGATGTTCTGATAGCAAAAGACGGCACTATTACTGCGGCTGACGATAATGCTACTTTGTTCTTGGATTCAACTGGTAACCTGACTAAAAACAACTTAGGTACCCCAGCTCCATCTGCCGCAACTTTAGCTTCCTTACAGACCAATGGTGCTGGTGCAGCCAAGGCGTCAAGTATCAAAATTGATGGTACCAATACTGTACTTAAATTAGCTGGTGGTACCGCTGGTAAAATTGATGTTGATAAAGCACAACTAAGTACAGATTCAATGGCGAGCGCGCTTCAGGGCAAAGAATTTACCACTGATGCTGGTGCTGGATACAACGTCTCTGCTACTGGCGTAGTAAAAGCTGGTCAAATAGCCGCTACGGGTAATGACATTTTTAAAAATGATAAAGGCGCTTTGGTTGATAGCAACGAGGCGACTTACTTTGTTCAGGCTGATGGTGCTATCACCAATGGTTCTGGCAAAGCTGCATACAAAGACGCTAATGGCAAAATTACAGCTGAAGCTCAAACTGCGACTGATAAAACCAAAGACCCTCTGAAAGCCCTGGATAAAGCGCTGGCACAGGTTGACGCGCTGCGTTCTGACTTGGGTGCGGTACAGAACCGTTTCGATTCTACCATCACCAACTTGGGCAACACTGTTAACAACCTGTCTTCTGCCCGTAGCCGTATCGAAGATGCTGACTACGCGACCGAAGTGTCTAACATGTCTCGTGCGCAGATCCTGCAACAAGCGGGTACTTCTGTACTGGCACAGGCTAACCAGACCACGCAGAACGTTCTGTCTCTGCTGCGTTAA
- the fliD gene encoding flagellar filament capping protein FliD encodes MASFTSLGVGSNLPLDTLLNNLTIAEKKRLNPITQQQSDNTARLTAYGTLKSALEKFQTANTALNKADLFKSTTVTSSSEDLKVSTEAGAAPGIYTISVSQLAQAQSLRTDSATKIASTKDALGDETSETRTIKITQEGRTEPLEIKLNKDQTSLDEISKAINDADSGISASIVKVKDGDYQLVLTASEGLANKMTISVDGDSKLNDLLAYDSETNTGKMKEQVSAQNALLTVNGINIERSGNKITDAPQGITLDLTKKVTDVRITVTKNNDKATEAIKGWVDSYNSLIDTFNTLTKYKEVDPGAEEQDKNNGALLGDSVVRTIQSGIRAQFANGASEGTFKTLNEIGIKQDGATGKLKIDDDKLKKVLNENTASVRELLVGDGKETGITTKIATEVKGYLADDGIIDSAQDSINSTLKKLTKQYLSVSASIDDTVARYTAQFTQLDTMMSKLNNTSNYLSQQFTAMNKS; translated from the coding sequence ATGGCTTCATTTACATCTCTCGGCGTCGGTTCAAACCTGCCGCTGGATACGTTGCTAAACAATCTGACCATCGCGGAAAAAAAACGCTTAAACCCGATTACTCAGCAACAGAGTGACAATACCGCGCGTCTGACGGCCTACGGCACATTAAAAAGTGCACTGGAAAAATTTCAGACTGCGAACACAGCGTTAAATAAAGCCGATCTATTCAAAAGCACGACTGTTACCAGCAGTAGTGAAGACCTTAAAGTGTCTACTGAAGCCGGTGCGGCACCAGGTATCTATACCATTAGCGTCAGCCAACTGGCGCAGGCACAATCTTTAAGGACTGACTCAGCAACAAAGATTGCATCGACAAAAGATGCGCTGGGTGATGAGACATCAGAAACACGCACAATAAAAATTACGCAAGAAGGCCGTACAGAGCCGCTGGAAATTAAACTTAATAAAGATCAGACCTCTCTGGATGAAATCAGCAAAGCCATTAACGATGCAGATAGCGGGATCTCAGCCAGTATCGTTAAAGTCAAAGACGGTGATTATCAATTAGTGCTGACCGCCAGTGAAGGTCTGGCCAATAAAATGACGATCTCCGTTGACGGAGACAGTAAGTTAAATGACCTACTGGCGTATGACAGTGAGACCAACACCGGGAAGATGAAAGAACAGGTTAGCGCGCAAAATGCGTTACTGACCGTTAACGGTATCAATATTGAACGATCTGGCAATAAAATTACCGATGCTCCGCAAGGTATTACGCTTGATCTGACTAAAAAAGTCACAGACGTCCGGATTACGGTAACAAAAAATAATGACAAAGCCACTGAGGCGATTAAAGGTTGGGTGGATTCTTACAATTCGCTTATCGACACCTTTAATACGCTGACTAAATATAAAGAAGTTGATCCTGGTGCTGAGGAACAAGATAAAAATAATGGCGCACTACTGGGTGACAGTGTTGTTCGTACCATTCAGAGCGGCATCCGTGCGCAATTCGCTAACGGTGCCAGTGAAGGGACATTCAAGACATTAAATGAAATTGGTATTAAGCAGGACGGAGCAACCGGCAAACTCAAAATTGACGATGATAAGCTGAAAAAAGTCCTGAACGAGAATACGGCATCAGTTCGTGAACTTCTGGTGGGTGACGGTAAAGAAACCGGGATCACCACCAAAATCGCCACTGAAGTTAAAGGGTATCTGGCCGATGACGGCATTATCGACAGCGCCCAGGACAGCATTAACTCAACGCTAAAAAAACTAACCAAACAGTATTTGTCCGTCAGTGCCAGCATTGACGATACCGTCGCGCGTTACACGGCGCAATTTACTCAGTTGGACACAATGATGAGTAAACTGAATAACACCAGTAACTATCTGAGCCAACAATTTACTGCGATGAATAAATCCTGA
- the fliS gene encoding flagellar export chaperone FliS: MYTASGTKAYAQVGIESGVMSASPHQLIEMLFDGAHSALVRARLFMQQGDIVAKGEAISKAINIIDNGLKAGLDQDNGGEIATNLSALYDYMVRRLLQANLRNDSQAIEEVEGLLGNIAEAWKQISPKASSQESR; the protein is encoded by the coding sequence ATGTATACCGCGAGCGGTACCAAAGCCTATGCACAAGTCGGCATAGAGAGTGGCGTGATGAGCGCCAGTCCGCATCAGCTGATCGAAATGTTGTTTGATGGCGCGCACAGCGCCCTGGTGCGCGCTCGCCTGTTTATGCAGCAGGGTGATATCGTCGCCAAAGGCGAGGCCATAAGCAAGGCCATTAATATCATCGATAATGGCCTTAAGGCGGGTCTGGATCAGGACAATGGCGGCGAAATCGCCACCAATCTGTCAGCACTTTATGACTATATGGTCCGCCGTCTGCTGCAAGCGAATTTGCGCAATGATAGTCAGGCCATTGAAGAAGTCGAAGGGTTGCTCGGCAACATTGCGGAAGCCTGGAAACAGATATCACCCAAAGCATCGTCCCAGGAGTCTCGTTAA
- the fliT gene encoding flagella biosynthesis regulatory protein FliT, with the protein MTSAVEFVNRWQRIALLSHSLLELAQRGEWDLLLEQEVSYLQSIEVVMEDEAPPGITRSVQDIVAGYIKQTLDNEQLLKALLQQRLDELSGLIGQSTRQKTLNNAYGRLSGMLLVPDAPTAS; encoded by the coding sequence ATGACCTCAGCCGTGGAGTTTGTCAACCGTTGGCAGCGCATCGCGCTACTCAGCCACTCGCTGCTGGAACTGGCGCAGCGCGGTGAATGGGACCTTTTACTGGAACAGGAAGTTAGCTATCTGCAAAGTATTGAAGTGGTCATGGAAGACGAAGCTCCACCGGGCATTACGCGAAGCGTTCAGGACATCGTGGCCGGGTATATTAAACAGACGCTGGATAACGAACAGTTACTCAAAGCATTGCTGCAACAGCGGCTGGATGAACTCAGCGGGCTGATCGGTCAGTCGACCCGTCAGAAGACGCTGAATAACGCCTATGGTCGTCTTTCCGGCATGCTGCTGGTACCCGACGCCCCTACCGCATCGTAA
- the amyA gene encoding alpha-amylase, with the protein MKNPTLLQYFHWYYPEGGQLWPELAARAGGLNDIGINMVWLPPAYKGASGGYSVGYDSYDLFDLGEFDQKGTVATKYGDKNQLLAAIDALKHNDIAVLLDVVVNHKMGADEKEHIRVQRVNADDRTQIDDEIIECEAWTRYTFPARAGQYSQFVWDFKCFSGIDHIENPTEDGIFKIVNDYTGEGWNDQVDDELGNFDYLMGENIDFRNHAVTEEIKYWARWVMEQTQCDGFRLDAVKHIPAWFYKEWIEHVQEVAPKPLFIVAEYWSHEVDKLQNYINQVEGKTMLFDAPLQMKFHEASRQGRDYDMRQIFTDTLVEADPFHAVTLVANHDTQPLQALEAPVEPWFKPLAYALILLRENGVPSVFYPDLYGAHYEDTGGDGQTYPIDMPIIEQLDELILARQRFAHGVQTLYFDHPNCIAFSRSGTDDDPGCVVVLSNGDDGEKSITLGANYGNKTWRDYLGNREESVVTDENGEATFFCNGGSVSVWVIEEVL; encoded by the coding sequence ATGAAAAATCCCACGTTATTGCAGTACTTCCACTGGTATTACCCTGAGGGCGGTCAGCTGTGGCCCGAACTTGCCGCACGCGCAGGCGGCCTCAACGATATCGGCATTAATATGGTGTGGCTGCCTCCTGCCTATAAAGGCGCGTCCGGCGGCTATTCCGTTGGCTACGACTCCTACGATCTGTTTGACCTCGGCGAGTTCGACCAAAAAGGCACCGTCGCCACCAAATACGGTGATAAAAACCAGCTGCTGGCCGCCATTGATGCGCTAAAACACAACGACATTGCGGTACTGCTGGACGTGGTGGTCAACCACAAAATGGGGGCCGATGAGAAAGAACACATTCGCGTCCAGCGCGTAAACGCCGATGATCGCACGCAGATTGACGATGAGATTATCGAATGTGAGGCCTGGACCCGCTACACCTTCCCGGCCCGCGCGGGTCAGTACTCGCAGTTTGTCTGGGACTTCAAATGCTTCAGCGGCATCGACCATATCGAAAACCCCACCGAAGACGGCATTTTCAAAATCGTCAATGATTACACCGGAGAAGGCTGGAACGATCAGGTGGATGACGAACTCGGCAACTTTGATTATCTGATGGGCGAAAATATTGATTTTCGTAACCACGCCGTCACCGAGGAGATTAAATACTGGGCACGCTGGGTGATGGAGCAAACCCAGTGCGACGGTTTTCGCCTCGATGCCGTCAAGCATATTCCGGCCTGGTTTTATAAAGAGTGGATCGAACACGTGCAGGAGGTGGCCCCCAAGCCGCTGTTTATCGTCGCCGAATACTGGTCCCACGAAGTCGACAAACTGCAAAACTACATCAACCAAGTGGAGGGGAAAACCATGTTGTTCGACGCCCCCCTGCAGATGAAGTTTCACGAGGCTTCACGTCAGGGACGCGATTATGACATGCGCCAGATCTTCACCGATACGCTGGTGGAAGCCGATCCGTTCCATGCGGTGACGCTGGTCGCCAATCACGACACCCAACCGCTACAGGCGCTGGAGGCCCCGGTCGAACCGTGGTTTAAGCCGCTGGCCTACGCGCTGATCCTGCTGCGCGAAAACGGCGTGCCGTCGGTGTTCTACCCCGATCTGTACGGCGCGCACTATGAAGATACCGGCGGGGATGGACAAACCTATCCCATCGACATGCCGATCATTGAACAGCTTGATGAACTGATTCTGGCCCGCCAGCGTTTCGCCCACGGCGTACAAACGCTGTATTTTGATCATCCGAATTGTATCGCCTTTAGCCGCAGCGGCACCGACGACGACCCCGGCTGTGTGGTGGTGTTGTCCAACGGTGACGACGGCGAGAAGAGCATTACGCTTGGCGCGAACTATGGCAATAAAACCTGGCGTGACTATCTGGGAAACCGCGAGGAAAGCGTGGTCACCGATGAAAACGGCGAAGCGACATTTTTCTGCAACGGCGGCAGCGTCAGCGTGTGGGTGATTGAAGAGGTGTTGTAA
- the yedD gene encoding lipoprotein YedD, which yields MKKLAIVGAFLLLSGCAEVENYNEVVKTPAPAGLEGYWQSKGPQRKLVSPEAIASLVVTKEGDTLDCRQWQRVIALPGKLTMLSGDLTNVTVKRELYEIEREGNTLEYDGMTLQRVDRPTQGCAEVLQKMPLATPLP from the coding sequence ATGAAAAAATTAGCAATCGTTGGTGCATTTCTGCTTCTTAGCGGATGCGCCGAAGTTGAAAATTATAACGAAGTGGTAAAAACGCCCGCGCCCGCCGGTCTGGAAGGCTACTGGCAGTCGAAAGGTCCGCAGCGCAAGCTGGTGAGTCCGGAAGCTATCGCCTCGCTGGTGGTGACCAAAGAGGGCGATACGCTGGATTGTCGCCAGTGGCAGCGGGTGATTGCGCTACCGGGGAAACTGACGATGCTCTCCGGCGATCTCACCAACGTGACGGTGAAGCGTGAGCTGTATGAGATTGAGCGCGAAGGTAATACGCTGGAATATGACGGGATGACGCTGCAACGGGTCGATCGCCCAACGCAGGGATGCGCCGAAGTGTTACAGAAAATGCCGTTGGCCACGCCGCTGCCGTAA
- the yedE gene encoding selenium metabolism membrane protein YedE/FdhT produces the protein MSWQHFKQAWLIKFWAPAPAVIAAGILSTYYFGITGTFWAVTGEFTRWGGQVLQLFGVHAEEWGYYKLIHLEGSPLTRIDGMMILGMFGGCFAAALWANNVKLRMPRSRVRIMQAIIGGMIAGFGARLAMGCNLAAFFTGIPQFSLHAWFFALATAIGSWFGARFTLLPMFRIPVKMQKVSAASPLTQKPEQARRRFRLGMLVFIGMIGWALLTAMDKPKLGLAMLFGVGFGLLIERAQICFTSAFRDLWISGRTHMAKAIIFGMAVSAIGIFSYVQLGVEAKIMWAGPNAVIGGLLFGFGIVLAGGCETGWMYRAVEGQVHYWWVGLGNVIGSTILAYYWDDFAPALATSWDKVNLLNTFGPLGGLLVTYLLLFAALMLIIGWEKRFFRRAGLTPAKESA, from the coding sequence ATGTCATGGCAACACTTCAAACAGGCCTGGTTAATTAAATTTTGGGCCCCTGCCCCCGCGGTCATCGCGGCGGGTATTCTCTCCACTTACTATTTCGGCATTACGGGAACCTTCTGGGCGGTAACCGGCGAATTTACTCGCTGGGGCGGTCAAGTCCTGCAGTTATTTGGCGTTCACGCCGAAGAGTGGGGTTACTACAAACTGATCCACCTCGAAGGCTCTCCGTTAACCCGTATCGACGGCATGATGATCCTCGGCATGTTCGGCGGCTGCTTTGCGGCAGCACTGTGGGCCAACAACGTGAAATTACGTATGCCGCGCAGTCGGGTGCGTATTATGCAGGCCATTATCGGCGGGATGATCGCCGGTTTCGGCGCACGTCTGGCAATGGGCTGTAACCTCGCGGCGTTCTTTACCGGGATCCCACAGTTCTCCCTGCATGCGTGGTTCTTTGCGCTGGCCACCGCAATTGGCTCATGGTTTGGCGCACGCTTCACCCTGCTGCCGATGTTCCGTATTCCGGTCAAAATGCAGAAAGTCTCTGCCGCCTCGCCGCTGACGCAAAAACCAGAGCAGGCGCGTCGGCGTTTTCGCCTCGGCATGCTGGTGTTTATCGGCATGATCGGCTGGGCGCTGCTCACCGCCATGGATAAACCCAAGCTCGGGTTAGCCATGCTGTTCGGCGTGGGATTCGGTCTGTTGATTGAACGGGCGCAAATCTGTTTTACCTCGGCATTTCGCGATCTGTGGATTTCCGGGCGCACCCATATGGCAAAAGCCATTATCTTCGGCATGGCGGTCAGCGCCATCGGCATCTTCAGCTATGTGCAACTGGGCGTGGAGGCGAAGATCATGTGGGCCGGCCCCAACGCGGTGATCGGCGGCTTGCTGTTTGGTTTTGGCATCGTACTGGCGGGCGGCTGTGAAACCGGCTGGATGTACCGCGCGGTCGAAGGTCAGGTGCATTACTGGTGGGTCGGTCTGGGCAACGTAATCGGCTCGACCATTCTGGCCTACTACTGGGATGACTTCGCCCCGGCGCTTGCCACCAGCTGGGATAAAGTGAACCTGCTCAACACCTTCGGTCCGCTCGGCGGCCTGCTGGTGACCTATCTGCTGTTGTTTGCCGCACTGATGCTCATCATTGGCTGGGAAAAACGTTTCTTCCGCCGTGCAGGGCTAACGCCTGCTAAGGAATCCGCATGA
- the yedF gene encoding sulfurtransferase-like selenium metabolism protein YedF → MKNIVPDYRLDMVGEPCPYPAVATLEAMPQLKKGEILEVVSDCPQSINNIPLDARNHGYTVLDIQQDGPTIRYLIQK, encoded by the coding sequence ATGAAAAATATCGTCCCTGATTACCGTCTGGACATGGTGGGTGAACCGTGTCCCTACCCGGCTGTAGCCACGTTGGAAGCGATGCCGCAGCTGAAGAAAGGTGAAATTCTGGAAGTGGTGAGTGACTGCCCGCAGTCGATCAATAATATTCCACTGGATGCACGTAATCACGGTTATACGGTGCTGGATATTCAGCAGGATGGGCCAACCATTCGTTATTTGATTCAGAAGTAA
- the fliE gene encoding flagellar hook-basal body complex protein FliE, which translates to MSAIQGIEGVISQLQATATSAKMQDMQPQPTVSFAGQLHAALDRISDVQTASRVQAEKFTLGEPGIALNDVMTDMQKASVSMQMGIQVRNKLVSAYQEVMSMQV; encoded by the coding sequence ATGTCGGCAATACAGGGGATTGAAGGGGTCATCAGCCAGCTACAGGCCACGGCGACGTCAGCAAAGATGCAGGATATGCAGCCACAACCGACCGTGAGCTTTGCCGGTCAGCTGCATGCGGCGTTGGACCGCATCAGTGATGTACAAACCGCATCTCGCGTGCAGGCAGAAAAATTTACCCTGGGTGAGCCGGGCATTGCGCTGAATGATGTGATGACCGATATGCAAAAAGCCTCGGTCTCTATGCAGATGGGGATTCAGGTGCGTAACAAGCTGGTGTCGGCGTATCAGGAAGTGATGTCCATGCAGGTGTAG
- the fliF gene encoding flagellar basal-body MS-ring/collar protein FliF has protein sequence MSATASTATPLKPLEWLNRLRANPRIPLIVAGAAAVAIVVAMVLWAKAPDYRTLFSNLSDQDGGAIVTQLTQMNVPYRFTEGSGAIEVPADKVHELRLRLAQQGLPKGGAVGFELLDQEKFGISQFSEQVNYQRALEGELARTIETLGPVKRARVHLAMPKPSLFVREQKSPSASVTVNLEPGRALDEGQISAVTHLVSSAVAGLPPGNVTLVDQAGHLLTQSNTSSRDLNDAQLKYASDVEGRVQRRIESILSPIVGNGNVHAQVTAQLDFANKEQTEEQYSPNGDESQAVLRSRQLNVSEQIGSGAPGGVPGALSNQPAPANTAPINTPPANQQNAQTTQTANNANAGPRSTQRNETSNYEVDRTIRHTKMNVGDVQRLSVAVVINYKTLPDGKPLPLTADQMKQIEDLTREAMGFSDKRGDTLNVVNSPFTATDDAGGELPFWQQQSFIEQLMIAGRWLLVLLVAWILWRKAVRPQLVRRSEEAKVAQEQTRVRQETEEAVEVRLSKDEQTQQRRTNQRLGAEVMSQRIREMSDNDPRVVALVIRQWMSNEHE, from the coding sequence ATGAGTGCGACAGCATCGACTGCAACCCCACTGAAACCTCTCGAGTGGTTAAATCGCCTGCGTGCGAATCCCAGAATCCCTCTGATTGTGGCGGGCGCGGCTGCCGTCGCGATCGTCGTGGCGATGGTTCTGTGGGCCAAAGCGCCAGATTACCGCACGCTGTTCAGCAACCTCTCCGATCAGGACGGGGGCGCCATCGTCACCCAACTGACGCAGATGAACGTGCCCTATCGTTTCACCGAGGGAAGCGGCGCCATCGAAGTTCCCGCGGATAAAGTACATGAGCTGCGTTTGCGTCTGGCCCAGCAAGGTCTGCCGAAAGGCGGCGCGGTGGGCTTTGAACTGCTGGACCAGGAAAAGTTTGGTATCAGCCAGTTTAGCGAACAGGTGAATTACCAGCGTGCACTGGAAGGCGAACTGGCCCGCACCATTGAAACGCTCGGACCGGTTAAACGCGCCCGCGTCCATCTGGCCATGCCGAAACCTTCATTATTTGTCCGTGAGCAAAAATCCCCTTCCGCCTCCGTTACCGTAAATCTGGAACCGGGTCGGGCGCTGGATGAAGGTCAAATTAGCGCGGTTACCCATCTGGTCTCCAGCGCCGTGGCCGGTTTACCGCCGGGTAACGTCACGCTGGTCGATCAGGCCGGTCATCTGTTAACCCAGTCGAACACCAGCAGCCGTGACCTGAACGATGCGCAGCTGAAATACGCCAGCGACGTCGAAGGCCGCGTTCAGCGTCGTATCGAATCGATCCTGTCACCGATCGTCGGTAACGGTAACGTCCACGCGCAGGTCACCGCACAGCTGGATTTTGCCAATAAAGAGCAAACCGAAGAACAGTACAGCCCGAATGGTGATGAATCGCAGGCTGTACTGCGTTCGCGCCAGCTCAACGTCAGCGAGCAGATAGGAAGCGGCGCACCGGGCGGCGTACCGGGCGCCCTGTCGAATCAGCCTGCGCCGGCGAATACTGCGCCTATCAATACACCACCGGCTAATCAGCAAAATGCGCAAACCACGCAGACAGCCAATAACGCGAATGCCGGCCCACGTAGTACTCAGCGCAATGAAACCAGCAACTATGAAGTCGACCGCACCATTCGTCATACCAAAATGAACGTCGGCGACGTGCAGCGTCTCTCCGTGGCGGTGGTGATCAACTATAAAACCTTGCCGGACGGTAAACCGCTGCCGCTGACCGCCGATCAGATGAAGCAAATTGAGGATCTGACCCGCGAAGCCATGGGCTTCTCCGACAAGCGCGGCGATACCCTGAACGTGGTGAACTCACCCTTCACCGCAACCGACGACGCGGGCGGCGAGCTGCCATTCTGGCAACAGCAGTCCTTTATTGAGCAGTTGATGATTGCCGGACGCTGGTTACTGGTACTGCTGGTGGCCTGGATACTGTGGCGTAAAGCCGTTCGTCCGCAACTGGTCCGCCGTAGCGAAGAGGCGAAAGTCGCGCAGGAACAAACGCGCGTTCGTCAGGAAACCGAAGAAGCGGTAGAAGTTCGTCTCAGCAAAGACGAGCAGACCCAGCAGCGTCGCACGAACCAGCGCTTGGGCGCAGAAGTCATGAGCCAGCGTATTCGTGAAATGTCAGATAACGATCCGCGCGTTGTGGCGCTGGTCATCCGCCAGTGGATGAGTAACGAACATGAGTAA
- the fliG gene encoding flagellar motor switch protein FliG — MSNLSGTDKSVILLMTIGEDRAAEVFKHLSTREVQALSTAMANVRQISNKQLTEVLAEFEQEAEQFAALNINANEYLRSVLVKALGEERASSLLEDILETRDTTSGIETLNFMEPQSAADLIRDEHPQIIATILVHLKRGQAADILALFDERLRHDVMLRIATFGGVQPAALAELTEVLNGLLDGQNLKRSKMGGVRTAAEIINLMKTQQEEAVITAVREFDGELAQKIIDEMFLFENLVDVDDRSIQRLLQEVDSESLLIALKGAEQPLREKFLRNMSQRAADILRDDLANRGPVRLSQVENEQKAILLIVRRLAETGEMVIGSGEDTYV, encoded by the coding sequence ATGAGTAATCTTAGCGGCACCGATAAAAGCGTCATTTTACTGATGACCATTGGCGAAGATCGCGCGGCGGAGGTGTTTAAGCATCTGTCGACGCGTGAAGTGCAGGCCCTCAGTACGGCGATGGCCAACGTGCGCCAGATTTCCAACAAGCAACTGACCGAGGTGCTGGCCGAGTTTGAACAAGAAGCCGAGCAGTTTGCGGCGCTGAACATTAACGCCAACGAATATCTGCGTTCGGTACTGGTGAAAGCGCTGGGTGAAGAGCGCGCCTCCAGCCTGCTGGAAGATATTCTGGAAACCCGCGATACCACCAGCGGCATCGAAACGCTCAACTTTATGGAGCCGCAAAGCGCCGCCGACCTTATTCGCGACGAGCACCCGCAGATCATCGCCACCATTCTGGTACACCTCAAACGGGGCCAGGCGGCCGATATTCTGGCGCTGTTCGACGAGCGTTTACGCCACGATGTGATGTTACGTATTGCCACCTTCGGCGGCGTGCAGCCGGCCGCGCTGGCGGAGCTGACCGAAGTGCTGAACGGCCTGCTCGACGGCCAGAACCTGAAGCGCAGCAAAATGGGCGGCGTGAGAACGGCAGCAGAGATTATCAACCTGATGAAAACGCAGCAGGAAGAAGCGGTCATTACCGCCGTGCGCGAATTCGACGGCGAACTGGCACAGAAAATTATCGACGAGATGTTCCTGTTCGAAAACCTGGTGGACGTCGACGACCGCAGCATCCAGCGCCTGCTGCAGGAAGTGGATTCCGAGTCGCTGCTGATCGCCCTGAAAGGTGCCGAACAGCCGCTGCGCGAGAAGTTCCTGCGCAATATGTCGCAACGTGCCGCCGATATTCTGCGCGACGACCTCGCCAACCGTGGTCCGGTACGTCTGTCGCAAGTAGAAAACGAACAGAAAGCGATTCTGCTGATTGTGCGTCGCCTGGCAGAAACCGGCGAGATGGTGATCGGCAGCGGCGAGGATACCTATGTCTAA